A single genomic interval of Bradyrhizobium sp. AZCC 1693 harbors:
- a CDS encoding Spy/CpxP family protein refolding chaperone, producing MRKFAIAAVAVLAIAGSTAVYAQHRHWGHGFSRMSPEDRSAYADARIAAVHAGLKLTADQEKLWPPVEAAVREFAKLRIDRANARMNAPRDDSSQQKPDDPVARLRDRAENMAATAAAMKKIAEAADPLYKTLDDGQKRRLAVLTRMDRFAGREGWRHHRFEREMGGDRDFDRGYRRNRDDRDDGPARGGPERL from the coding sequence ATGAGGAAGTTCGCCATCGCAGCGGTCGCGGTTCTTGCCATCGCCGGTTCGACCGCCGTCTATGCCCAGCACCGCCATTGGGGCCACGGCTTTTCGCGGATGAGCCCGGAGGACCGGTCGGCCTATGCCGACGCCCGGATCGCGGCCGTCCATGCCGGCCTCAAGCTGACGGCTGACCAGGAAAAGCTGTGGCCGCCGGTCGAGGCCGCGGTGCGGGAGTTCGCCAAGCTGAGAATCGATCGCGCCAACGCGCGGATGAACGCGCCGCGGGACGATTCCAGCCAGCAGAAGCCGGATGATCCGGTGGCGCGGCTGCGTGACCGGGCGGAGAATATGGCAGCCACGGCGGCGGCCATGAAGAAGATCGCGGAAGCCGCCGACCCGCTCTACAAGACGCTCGATGACGGCCAGAAGCGCCGGCTCGCCGTTCTGACCCGTATGGACCGGTTCGCGGGCAGGGAAGGCTGGCGCCATCACCGGTTCGAGCGCGAAATGGGCGGGGACCGCGACTTTGACCGCGGCTACCGCCGAAATCGCGATGACCGGGACGATGGACCGGCCCGGGGCGGTCCCGAACGGCTCTGA
- a CDS encoding IS5 family transposase yields the protein MRPKKHKTTGSNDLFRARLDQIINMKHELVLLAGKIDWNWIDGEIAPLYSENGRPGIETRFMIGLLLLKHIYGLSDEGVCERWVHDPYFQFFTGEEFFQHTFPHERSDLSHWRKRLGDRLELLLAESLRVAHEAGALRSQDLKRITVDTTVQPKAITFPTDAKLLHAAIKGLNRLARRHGVRLRQSYSRVAKAAAMMAGRYAHAKQFRRHQRQLRILRSRLGRIIRDIRRKIEGQPALEEAFALPLGRATQIRSQQQRQRGWKLYSFHAPEVECIGKGKAAAPYEFGVKASIVTNNCRAPGGLFVLHARALPDNPYDGHTLRDVIDRTETLTGCPIERAYVDKGYRGHDAQNPRRVFISGQKRGVFGVIKRELRRRSAIEPIIGHLKAEGHLGRCYLKGRAGDAANVVLSAVGHNFRRVLAWLRDFWRLILSAIIAAITLQSALKSAS from the coding sequence ATGCGGCCAAAGAAGCACAAAACGACGGGATCGAACGATCTGTTCCGGGCACGGCTGGACCAGATCATCAACATGAAGCACGAGCTGGTTCTGCTTGCCGGTAAGATCGATTGGAACTGGATCGACGGCGAGATCGCGCCGCTCTACAGCGAGAACGGCCGGCCGGGGATCGAGACCCGTTTCATGATCGGGCTGTTGTTGCTCAAGCACATTTACGGGCTGTCTGATGAAGGGGTATGCGAGCGCTGGGTCCACGACCCGTATTTCCAGTTCTTCACCGGCGAAGAGTTTTTCCAGCACACCTTCCCGCACGAGCGCTCGGACCTGAGCCATTGGCGCAAGCGGCTCGGCGACAGACTGGAGTTGCTGCTGGCTGAGAGCCTGCGGGTGGCGCACGAGGCCGGTGCGTTACGCAGCCAAGACCTCAAGCGGATCACGGTCGATACCACGGTGCAGCCGAAGGCCATCACCTTTCCGACCGATGCCAAGCTGCTGCATGCGGCCATCAAGGGGCTCAACCGCCTGGCGAGAAGGCACGGCGTCAGGCTACGGCAATCCTATTCTCGCGTGGCCAAGGCCGCCGCGATGATGGCGGGCCGCTACGCCCATGCCAAACAGTTCAGGCGGCATCAACGGCAGTTGCGCATCCTGCGCAGCCGGCTGGGCCGGATCATCCGCGACATCCGCCGCAAGATCGAAGGCCAGCCAGCATTGGAGGAGGCGTTCGCCCTCCCGCTTGGCCGAGCCACGCAGATCCGCTCGCAACAGCAGCGCCAGCGCGGCTGGAAGCTTTATTCCTTCCATGCCCCGGAGGTGGAGTGCATCGGCAAAGGTAAGGCCGCCGCGCCTTACGAGTTCGGGGTGAAGGCCTCCATCGTCACCAACAACTGCCGGGCTCCCGGTGGCCTGTTCGTGCTGCACGCCAGGGCGCTGCCCGATAACCCGTACGACGGTCACACCTTGCGGGACGTCATTGACCGCACCGAGACACTCACCGGCTGTCCGATCGAGCGGGCCTATGTCGACAAGGGATACCGCGGCCACGACGCGCAAAATCCCCGTCGCGTCTTCATCTCCGGCCAGAAGCGCGGCGTCTTCGGTGTCATCAAGCGCGAGCTGCGCCGCCGCTCCGCCATCGAGCCCATCATCGGACACCTGAAGGCCGAAGGTCACCTCGGCCGCTGCTACCTCAAAGGCCGCGCCGGCGATGCCGCCAACGTCGTCCTCTCAGCGGTGGGCCACAACTTCCGCCGTGTCCTCGCCTGGCTGAGAGATTTTTGGCGCCTTATCCTGTCCGCAATCATCGCGGCCATCACTCTTCAGTCAGCCCTCAAATCAGCTTCTTAA
- a CDS encoding tyrosine-type recombinase/integrase, whose product MRVRLKGINWSIKKLADGTSKTYWYAWKGGPRIDAEPGTPEFMRLYNEAVASYKKKSAETFSSLIDYFKDCSEYKDLGEKSKRAYDGYLKLIEAKFGSMPIGALEDKRVRGDFKEFRDSFSDTPRKADYIWTTIARVLSVAKDRGKIAVNVCERGGRLYESDRSEIVWTADDIGAFCGVASVELQAALLLAVWTGQRQGDLLRLTWKDYDGTYIRMRQSKGRGPKGRRRVTIPVGPPLKAALDAALMERRSAVTILVNSFGRPWTEDGFRTSWDKAFRKTSLKDLHFHDLRGTAVTRLALSNCSVPEIASITGHSMKTVQEILDAHYLGGRLELAESAIKKLSEVYG is encoded by the coding sequence ATGCGAGTGCGGCTGAAGGGAATCAACTGGTCAATCAAAAAACTCGCTGACGGAACGTCGAAGACCTATTGGTACGCTTGGAAGGGCGGCCCACGCATCGACGCGGAGCCCGGCACGCCCGAGTTCATGCGCCTCTACAATGAAGCTGTTGCGTCGTACAAGAAGAAGAGCGCCGAGACGTTCAGCTCGCTCATCGACTACTTCAAGGACTGCAGCGAGTACAAGGACCTCGGTGAGAAGAGTAAGCGCGCCTATGACGGCTACCTCAAACTCATCGAGGCAAAGTTCGGTTCGATGCCAATCGGCGCTCTCGAAGACAAACGTGTGCGGGGGGACTTCAAAGAGTTTCGTGATTCATTTTCCGACACGCCGCGCAAGGCGGACTACATCTGGACCACAATTGCGCGCGTGCTGTCGGTTGCGAAGGACCGTGGTAAGATCGCGGTGAACGTCTGCGAGCGCGGTGGCCGACTTTATGAATCTGATCGCTCGGAGATAGTGTGGACTGCAGACGACATCGGCGCCTTCTGCGGTGTCGCGTCCGTCGAGCTGCAGGCCGCTCTCCTGCTCGCGGTATGGACAGGCCAGCGCCAGGGAGACCTGCTGCGGCTGACCTGGAAGGACTACGATGGCACATACATCCGAATGCGTCAGTCGAAGGGGCGCGGCCCTAAGGGCCGGCGCCGTGTAACCATACCAGTAGGACCGCCCCTGAAGGCGGCGCTTGATGCTGCGCTGATGGAGAGGCGCTCCGCCGTAACCATTTTGGTCAACTCGTTCGGCCGGCCGTGGACGGAGGACGGTTTCAGGACGAGTTGGGACAAGGCGTTCAGGAAAACATCGCTGAAGGACCTGCACTTCCATGATCTGCGGGGCACTGCTGTTACGCGCCTCGCCCTGTCGAACTGCTCCGTTCCGGAGATCGCCTCAATCACCGGCCACTCGATGAAGACGGTGCAGGAGATTCTGGACGCGCACTACCTGGGTGGCCGCCTCGAGCTCGCGGAGTCAGCGATCAAGAAGCTGAGCGAAGTTTACGGGTAG